Proteins from one Xiphophorus hellerii strain 12219 chromosome 8, Xiphophorus_hellerii-4.1, whole genome shotgun sequence genomic window:
- the st8sia5 gene encoding alpha-2,8-sialyltransferase 8E isoform X2 encodes MLRRRMAYTDPSSGKDILGSRSLCFIFICAFGLVTLLQQILYGKNYIKSAQQFSRVKGDETGNWTGPVNFFDDGSLKPARNGRKRYLENYDGSFEFNSTACRELRQEIMDVKVLTMVKTSELFERWRNLQICKWEQNKEETSNFKMSLSRCCNAPSFLFTTKRNTPSGSKLRYEVDTSGILPITTEIFKMFPDDMPFSKSQFKKCAVIGNGGIIKNSKCGKEIDSADFVFRCNVPPISEKYSADVGTKTDLVTINPSIITERFQKLEKWRRPFYEVLQNYENSSVVLPAFYNTRNTDVSFRVKYMLDDFDSQRGVFFFHPQYLLSVQRFWAVQGVRAKRLSSGLMLVTAAMELCEEVHLYGFWAFPMNPAGIFITHHYYDNVKPRPGFHAMPHEIFNFIHMHTRGIVHVHTGRCT; translated from the exons ATGCTGCGCCGAAGGATGGCATACACCGACCCGTCGTCGGGCAAAGATATACTCGGCAGTAGATCCCtgtgtttcatatttatttgcGCATTTGGACTCGTCACGCTTTTACAACAGATTCTTTATGGGAAAAACTACATCAAGAG TGCACAACAGTTTAGCCGAGTCAAAGGGGACGAGACCGGAAATTGGACCGGCCCCGTTAATTTCTTCGATGACGGATCTCTGAAGCCTGCcagaaatggaaggaaaag GTATCTGGAAAATTATGACGGCTCTTTTGAATTCAACTCCACGGCTTGCAGGGAGCTCAGACAGGAGATTATGGATGTCAAAGTCCTGACGAT GGTTAAAACTTCAGAGCTGTTTGAAAGATGGCGAAACCTACAAATCTGCAAGTGGGAGCAAAACAAAGAGGAGACCAGCAACTTTAA GATGTCTCTGTCCCGCTGCTGTAATGCTCCATCCTTTTTGTTCACCACCAAGAGAAACACTCCTTCAGGCTCCAAGCTAAGGTACGAGGTGGACACCAGTGGCATCCTTCCTATTACCACAGAGATTTTCAAGATGTTCCCAGAT GATATGCCATTTTCCAAATCCCAGTTCAAAAAATGTGCTGTCATTGGAAATGGTGGCATCATCAAGAACAGCAAATGCGGAAAGGAAATCGATTCAGCCGATTTTGTTTTCAG ATGCAATGTCCCCCCCATCAGTGAGAAATACTCAGCAGATGTGGGCACCAAGACAGACCTGGTGACCATAAATCCAAGTATTATTACAGAGAG ATTTCAGAAGCTGGAGAAATGGCGGCGGCCATTTTACGAAGTCCTCCAGAACTACGAGAACTCATCAGTGGTGCTACCCGCCTTTTACAACACTCGCAACACTGACGTGTCTTTCCGAGTTAAGTACATGCTGGACGATTTCGACTCCCAGAGAGGCGTGTTCTTCTTCCACCCGCAGTATCTCCTGAGCGTGCAGCGTTTCTGGGCGGTGCAGGGCGTCCGGGCCAAGCGCCTTAGCAGCGGCCTGATGCTCGTGACGGCCGCCATGGAGCTCTGCGAGGAGGTGCACCTCTACGGTTTCTGGGCGTTTCCCATGAACCCAGCCGGCATCTTTATTACTCACCACTACTATGACAACGTGAAGCCACGGCCAGGCTTCCACGCTATGCCTCATGAAATTTTTAACTTCATCCACATGCACACGCGTGGGATCGTCCATGTACATACGGGGCGCTGCACATga
- the st8sia5 gene encoding alpha-2,8-sialyltransferase 8E isoform X1, producing the protein MLRRRMAYTDPSSGKDILGSRSLCFIFICAFGLVTLLQQILYGKNYIKSAQQFSRVKGDETGNWTGPVNFFDDGSLKPARNGRKRCFRQNIQPDSQISVIVTPCLADIKKKKKRSQRYLENYDGSFEFNSTACRELRQEIMDVKVLTMVKTSELFERWRNLQICKWEQNKEETSNFKMSLSRCCNAPSFLFTTKRNTPSGSKLRYEVDTSGILPITTEIFKMFPDDMPFSKSQFKKCAVIGNGGIIKNSKCGKEIDSADFVFRCNVPPISEKYSADVGTKTDLVTINPSIITERFQKLEKWRRPFYEVLQNYENSSVVLPAFYNTRNTDVSFRVKYMLDDFDSQRGVFFFHPQYLLSVQRFWAVQGVRAKRLSSGLMLVTAAMELCEEVHLYGFWAFPMNPAGIFITHHYYDNVKPRPGFHAMPHEIFNFIHMHTRGIVHVHTGRCT; encoded by the exons ATGCTGCGCCGAAGGATGGCATACACCGACCCGTCGTCGGGCAAAGATATACTCGGCAGTAGATCCCtgtgtttcatatttatttgcGCATTTGGACTCGTCACGCTTTTACAACAGATTCTTTATGGGAAAAACTACATCAAGAG TGCACAACAGTTTAGCCGAGTCAAAGGGGACGAGACCGGAAATTGGACCGGCCCCGTTAATTTCTTCGATGACGGATCTCTGAAGCCTGCcagaaatggaaggaaaag ATGTTTCCGTCAGAATATTCAGCCAGATTCACAGATCTCCGTAATAGTCACACCCTGCCTAGCTGatattaagaagaaaaaaaaacgctcTCAAAG GTATCTGGAAAATTATGACGGCTCTTTTGAATTCAACTCCACGGCTTGCAGGGAGCTCAGACAGGAGATTATGGATGTCAAAGTCCTGACGAT GGTTAAAACTTCAGAGCTGTTTGAAAGATGGCGAAACCTACAAATCTGCAAGTGGGAGCAAAACAAAGAGGAGACCAGCAACTTTAA GATGTCTCTGTCCCGCTGCTGTAATGCTCCATCCTTTTTGTTCACCACCAAGAGAAACACTCCTTCAGGCTCCAAGCTAAGGTACGAGGTGGACACCAGTGGCATCCTTCCTATTACCACAGAGATTTTCAAGATGTTCCCAGAT GATATGCCATTTTCCAAATCCCAGTTCAAAAAATGTGCTGTCATTGGAAATGGTGGCATCATCAAGAACAGCAAATGCGGAAAGGAAATCGATTCAGCCGATTTTGTTTTCAG ATGCAATGTCCCCCCCATCAGTGAGAAATACTCAGCAGATGTGGGCACCAAGACAGACCTGGTGACCATAAATCCAAGTATTATTACAGAGAG ATTTCAGAAGCTGGAGAAATGGCGGCGGCCATTTTACGAAGTCCTCCAGAACTACGAGAACTCATCAGTGGTGCTACCCGCCTTTTACAACACTCGCAACACTGACGTGTCTTTCCGAGTTAAGTACATGCTGGACGATTTCGACTCCCAGAGAGGCGTGTTCTTCTTCCACCCGCAGTATCTCCTGAGCGTGCAGCGTTTCTGGGCGGTGCAGGGCGTCCGGGCCAAGCGCCTTAGCAGCGGCCTGATGCTCGTGACGGCCGCCATGGAGCTCTGCGAGGAGGTGCACCTCTACGGTTTCTGGGCGTTTCCCATGAACCCAGCCGGCATCTTTATTACTCACCACTACTATGACAACGTGAAGCCACGGCCAGGCTTCCACGCTATGCCTCATGAAATTTTTAACTTCATCCACATGCACACGCGTGGGATCGTCCATGTACATACGGGGCGCTGCACATga
- the st8sia5 gene encoding alpha-2,8-sialyltransferase 8E isoform X3 has translation MLRRRMAYTDPSSGKDILGSRSLCFIFICAFGLVTLLQQILYGKNYIKRYLENYDGSFEFNSTACRELRQEIMDVKVLTMVKTSELFERWRNLQICKWEQNKEETSNFKMSLSRCCNAPSFLFTTKRNTPSGSKLRYEVDTSGILPITTEIFKMFPDDMPFSKSQFKKCAVIGNGGIIKNSKCGKEIDSADFVFRCNVPPISEKYSADVGTKTDLVTINPSIITERFQKLEKWRRPFYEVLQNYENSSVVLPAFYNTRNTDVSFRVKYMLDDFDSQRGVFFFHPQYLLSVQRFWAVQGVRAKRLSSGLMLVTAAMELCEEVHLYGFWAFPMNPAGIFITHHYYDNVKPRPGFHAMPHEIFNFIHMHTRGIVHVHTGRCT, from the exons ATGCTGCGCCGAAGGATGGCATACACCGACCCGTCGTCGGGCAAAGATATACTCGGCAGTAGATCCCtgtgtttcatatttatttgcGCATTTGGACTCGTCACGCTTTTACAACAGATTCTTTATGGGAAAAACTACATCAAGAG GTATCTGGAAAATTATGACGGCTCTTTTGAATTCAACTCCACGGCTTGCAGGGAGCTCAGACAGGAGATTATGGATGTCAAAGTCCTGACGAT GGTTAAAACTTCAGAGCTGTTTGAAAGATGGCGAAACCTACAAATCTGCAAGTGGGAGCAAAACAAAGAGGAGACCAGCAACTTTAA GATGTCTCTGTCCCGCTGCTGTAATGCTCCATCCTTTTTGTTCACCACCAAGAGAAACACTCCTTCAGGCTCCAAGCTAAGGTACGAGGTGGACACCAGTGGCATCCTTCCTATTACCACAGAGATTTTCAAGATGTTCCCAGAT GATATGCCATTTTCCAAATCCCAGTTCAAAAAATGTGCTGTCATTGGAAATGGTGGCATCATCAAGAACAGCAAATGCGGAAAGGAAATCGATTCAGCCGATTTTGTTTTCAG ATGCAATGTCCCCCCCATCAGTGAGAAATACTCAGCAGATGTGGGCACCAAGACAGACCTGGTGACCATAAATCCAAGTATTATTACAGAGAG ATTTCAGAAGCTGGAGAAATGGCGGCGGCCATTTTACGAAGTCCTCCAGAACTACGAGAACTCATCAGTGGTGCTACCCGCCTTTTACAACACTCGCAACACTGACGTGTCTTTCCGAGTTAAGTACATGCTGGACGATTTCGACTCCCAGAGAGGCGTGTTCTTCTTCCACCCGCAGTATCTCCTGAGCGTGCAGCGTTTCTGGGCGGTGCAGGGCGTCCGGGCCAAGCGCCTTAGCAGCGGCCTGATGCTCGTGACGGCCGCCATGGAGCTCTGCGAGGAGGTGCACCTCTACGGTTTCTGGGCGTTTCCCATGAACCCAGCCGGCATCTTTATTACTCACCACTACTATGACAACGTGAAGCCACGGCCAGGCTTCCACGCTATGCCTCATGAAATTTTTAACTTCATCCACATGCACACGCGTGGGATCGTCCATGTACATACGGGGCGCTGCACATga
- the rpl37 gene encoding large ribosomal subunit protein eL37 — protein sequence MTKGTSSFGKRRNKTHTLCRRCGAKAYHLQKSSCGKCGYPEKRKRKYNWSAKAKRRNTTGTGRLRHLKVVYRRFRNGFREGTTPKPRRAAVAASSSS from the exons ATG ACCAAGGGAACATCATCATTCGGTAAGCGCCGGAACAAGACGCACACCCTGTGCCGTCGTTGTGGAGCCAAGGCCTATCATCTGCAGAAGTCTTCCTGCGGCAAGTGTGGCTACCCCGAGAAGCGCAAGAGAAAGT ACAACTGGAGCGCTAAGGCTAAGAGGAGGAACACCACTGGAACCGGCCGTCTGAGGCACCTGAAGGTTGTCTACCGCAGATTCAG gaATGGTTTCCGGGAAGGCACTACCCCCAAACCCAGACGTGCTGCAGTGGCTGCCTCCAGCTCATCctaa